The region CCAATCATCTTAAAACCGATATTAACGATGAGATCGGAGTGATGGTTGGCTCGCTTAATAAACTAATTGATGGACTAAAACAAACCACCGCATTTGCCCGCGAAATTGGTCAGAATAAATTAGATTACCAGTATAAACCTCTTAGCAATAAGGATGAGTTGGGAACGGCGCTAATTGATATGCGCAATAACCTTAAACACGCCAACGAGGAAGAGATGCGCCGTAAAGAAGAGGACAATATTCGTAGTTGGACCAATGCTGGCTTGGCTAAATTCGGCGATATACTTCGTCAGAACAATAATAACCTGAATATACTTGCCGATAGCATTATCCAGAATTTGGTGAATTACCTTGATGCCAATCAGGGCGGCATATTCGTTTATAACGAGAGCGAGTCGGATAAATACCTTGAGTTGCTCTCCGCTTTTGCCTATAACCGCAAAAAGTTTATAGATAAGGTAATCCAAATGGGCGAGGGGTTGGTTGGAACCTGTGCACAGGAAAAACAAACCATGTACCTTAAGGAGATACCCGATAACTACATCTCAATTACATCGGGACTTGGAGAGGCTACACCAACGGCACTGCTTATAGTTCCATTAAAACTTGAGGAGAATATTTTTGGAGTGATTGAGATTGCTTCGTTCCGCGAGTTCAAGAAATTTGAGATAGAGTTTGTTGAGAAGATAGGCGAGAGCATTGCATCGACACTCTACTCTGTTAAGAACAATATTCGCACAAAGATATTGCTGGAGCAATCACAGCAGCAACGCGAGGAAATGGCTGCTCAGGAGGAAGAGATGCGCCAGAATATGGAGGAGATGCAGGCTACCCAGGAGGAAATGTCACGAAAGAATATCGAACTTGGGGTTGTTACCAATGCTATTAATCAGGCGTTGCTGTCGATGACATTAACCGAGGATGGCTATGTTGTTGATTCTAACGCTAATTTTCAGACATTACTGGGTTACGCTAAATCTGAATTGGAAGGAAAACTATTCTTTGACTTGATACACTCGGAGCAGAGAAATAGCTTTAACTCGCAGTGGGAACAAGTTTTGATGGGGCAATCGGTTAACGAAACGCTTCATGTTGTTGGAAATAATAGTGTTGATAAGTATATAATGACGTCCATATCACCTGGCGTTGATGATATGGGGATAATTATAAAGATATTTCTGGTTTGTCAGGATATTACTGAAAATAAAAAATTAGAGCTACGAGCTCAAAAACAGGCCGAAGAGATTGAGCAAAACATCCTTGAGTTGCAAATGGAGCAAGAAGTATCTGCGCAACGTCAAAAAGATATGGAGACCTTGCTCAAGGCTCTCGATCAGAATTGCCTTGTTACAGTTTTAGAACCCGATGGACTGATTACCTATATTAATAATAAAAATGTTGAGATACTTGGCGATGCCAAGGAGGATATCGAGGGCAAGCACTTGCAGGATATCGATTATAGTGCAAAGAACCGTCCGAAAGAGTTCAAGGAGTTTTGGGATAATATCCATAGGGGTATCAAGCAATCCCGGGTTTTCTCTTTGAATAAAATGGACAAAGAGATTTGGATTCAGGAAAACTACACTCCTGTAATGGGCGAGAAGGGTGAATTATACAGAATAATAAATATTGGGTTCGATATAACCGACAATAAGCATAAGGAAGCTGAACTGGAAAAGTTAATAAACCAACTAAAGGATTTAAAAGACAAGAAATAGGAGCATACCAATGATACGATACGAAATAGGCATAGTAGATACACGGAACGTGATAAAAGTCCTTTTGGAGGATTTTGGTTACGATTTCAGGGACTATGCTCTTACCTCTTTTAAACGACGATTGGAGCATGTTATTAATACTAACGGGCTACGCGATGCCGATGGCTTGATAAACCGCTTGCAGAACAATAAAGATTTTATAGAGCAATTCCTTTTTGAGATTACCCCAGAGACTACTGAAATGTTTCGCGATCCATCGTTTTGGCGAGTTTTGCGTGATGATGTATTGCCAGAGATAACTAGAGGATCGGCCAATAAACCTAGGATTTGGTTGGCATCATTCGACTCTGGCGAAGAACTGTACTCGTTGGCTATCATTCTCAAGGAGATGAATATACTGGATAGCGTTCAGGTTTATGCCAATGTATTTACCGATAAGTGCGTTAACAGAATTAAAAGCGGAAGGCTCGATCCCAAAGATTTGGAGACCAACGAGGCCAATTACCAGCGGTTGAATGGAAAATTCCAGTACTCCTCGTACTACAAAATGGATGGTAATACAATAGTTTTTGATACTGATTTGGTTAAGAATATCATTTTTACCAAGCAGAAAACAACTATCGACGATGATCCCGGTGCTGTTAAGCTGGCCATCTTCCGAAATCAAACCATTTATTACAACCAACTACTTCACGAGAAAGTGCTCCAGAAAATTTCAACCAGTCTTGTTGCTGGTGGATTTTTGGCTCTTGGGGTGAAAGAAACTTTGGAAAATACAAATGCATACAATAAATTTACCGTATTTAACGATAACGAAAAGATTTATAAGCGTAAAACCACTTAGTATTTATGTATAAAGCAGTGATTATAGGCGGATCGGCAGGCAGTTTTCAGGTGATAACCCGAATACTTCATTCTTTATCGCCCAACTTTCCGCTTCCCGTGCTTCTTTGTTTGCATCGCTTGAAACATGTGCGTAGTGGTTTTGTGGAGGCACTATCCATTAAGTCAGGAATTCCGATTGTAGAGCCGTTCGATAAGGAGCAGATTAAACCTGGTAGAGCATACCTTGCCCCAGCAAACTATCACATGTATATAGAACTGGGAAATAAAATAGCGCTATCAACCGAGGAACCCGTTAACCATTCGCGCCCTAGCATTGACCTTTCGTTTGTAACGGCTGCGCAGGTTTACCGCGAGAAGTTGATAGGCGTTATTTTGTCCGGGGCCAATCGTGATGGGGCTTATGGCCTTAAGAAAATTAAAGACCTAGGAGGACTTGCCATTGTTCAGGATCCAGAGGAATGTCAGGTTAAAACAATGACCGAGGCTTCCCTGAAAATGACACCAGTGGACTTTGTGTACAACACAAACGATATAATAAAGTTTTTACAGAATATTAAAAGTTAACGCTATGAAGCTGATCAGCACAAAATCAAGGTATCTGCCCATAATTTTATTGGCATTACTACTGATTAGCGTTTTGTTTGCGTTTAGCAGCGCACATAACACAATTTTAGCTCTTGGCAAAACCCCATCGGTATGGTTTGTTATTTTTACTATCCTTCCTGCCATAATTGGGCTACTGCTTTACTCTTTGAACGGTGCAATAAGGGGTAAGATATCGCATCTCGAATCCGAAGTAAAGTCGTTAAGAACTGCTCTGGATAATTCACTCAAAACAGAAGTAAAGGAATCTGTTGTTGAGGAAAAAGAGACCAAAATAGATTTTGCTCAGGTTGTTTCTCAGATTATTCCAAAAATGGATTTGGATGATAGGGAAAAGTATGGAGAAACCCTGTTGCTGAATATTTCCAAGAGATTCGATATTGTTCAAGGGCTGATTTATCATAAAGACCCTAAATCGGGAGTATTCTCGTTTGCTGCAGGCTACGCTTTTTTCTCCGAAACACAGCCAGAATCGTATATAGAGGGAGATACCTTGCCGGGCCAGGTTGCAAAGAATAAACAAGTACTAAATTTAGATAAGGTTCCCGATGGCTACATTACAATTCTGTCGGGTTTAGGAAAGGGTTCTCCTAGGCATTTGCTTATAGTCCCTTTAATAAATCCAAGCAATGAGACCATTGGAATAATTGAATTAGCCTCGTTTAAAGCATTTAGTTCGCAGCACGAAGAACTCTTCTCTGTATTAGGCCATAAACTGGGAGAGATTTTTGCTGCCAACAAACCAATAAGCCAGAATTAGTATGACATCTTTTGGGATTTTATCTGCAACTGACAGCAAAAGCGTAACCCGTCGCAAAGTTACGATAGCTATTGTAATGGGGTTGCTTTTTCCAATTATAGCATGGGTTATTGATATCTCCCTGAAGGGTATTGCTTTTAATTTTGCAAACCTTGTTGCAATTCATAAAACAAACGGAGTCCTTTGGATTATTGATATTTTCCCATTGATAATAACATACTTAACGTGGGTTCAACTGAAAAGACATTATAGCAAGGTTGCTATTTTAGAGCGGGAGTTAAATCAGCGTGATGAGGATATCAATAAGAATGCGCTGTTTGCAAAACGCATTGGCGAGGGTGATTATGTTTCGGCATTCGAAATTGGCGGCGAAGACGATATTCTTGGCAAGTCGTTAGTGTTAATGCGCAACAATCTATTGGCCAATCAGAGGAAAGAAGGCGATCAGAACTGGATTGCCCGGGGAAAGGATGAGATATCCTATATCCTAAGGTTACACAATAATATTGAGGAGTTATCCTACGATGTGCTGGTAAAACTTATTAAGTACATAAATACAGTTCAGGGAGCACTCTATCTTTACAATGAGGAGAGGCAAACGCTGTCGAACCTTGCTACTTATGCCTATAACCGCAAGAAATATCTTCAGCAGGAATTTAAGGTTGGTCAGGGATTGATAGGCGAATGCGCCTATGAGCTCGACTATATTTACCGTACCGAAATTCCCGATGATTATGCTACAATAACCTCCGGCATACTTGGCGACAAGAAGCCTAAAAGCCTTTTGCTGATCCCGCTTATTACTGACGAGAAACTTGAAGGCGTTTTGGAATTTGCTTCCGTTGAGGACGAAATACCCGAACTTACAATCCGATTCCTAAGAGAGGTGGGCGAGATTATAGCTCGTACCATATTCAATCTCCGGATTAACCAGAAAACCGAAAAGTTATTGCAGGAAGCTCAGCAGATGACCCAGGAACTTCGCGAGAACGAGGAGGAACTTCGTCAGAATGCAGAGGAGATGCGTGCTACTCACGAGGAACTTGAAAAATCCAATGCTAAACTTGAGGCTAAGATTAAAGAGGTTGAGAATGCCCAAAAGAGGTTGCATTCCCTTTTGGAGAATGCCTCGGAGATCATATCAATTTACAATAGTGAGAAACAATTAACCTATATAAGCCCTTCGGTTACTAAGATTCTTGGATATACCCCCTCAGAGATGATGGGAGGAAAGGATTTCGACCGATTAACCCGTAAAGGCGAGAGCGATTTTAACGAGATGTTTGAGCAGTTGCTCGAGAATCCTAGAATTTCTATCACCATCCAGTATACCTTTATGAAAAAGGATGGCGAGAAGATTTTCCTTGAGGTAACAGGCCGAAACTTGCTCGATGACCCTGCAATTGGCGGTATTATCATCAACTCTCGCGACATTACTGAACGCAAGCGTGCCGAAAAGGAAGAGCGCATGAAGAGCAAGATGCAGTCGCTATCCGAGAACTCCATCGACATAATTATGCGTATCAATACGTCGGGTCAGTTTTTTTATGCCAATCCAATGGTTGAGCAGTATTTGGGCATCGACTATAAGGATCTTATAAACCAGACGCTAACTTCGCTCGAGATAAACCCTACCCTTTCTAACTTTATCAAGGATGCTATTAAGAATATCAAGGTGAATAAAGAGAAAATGGAAGGGGATATCTCATTCGACTCAAAGCTGGGTAGTGTAATTATGCATATTGTTGCTATTCCCGAGTTTAATGAAAATGAGTTGGAAACTATTCTATTTGTAGGCCACGATATAACAGAGGCTAAGCGGATAGAGATGGAAATTCAGGATAAGAACCGTAAGATCACCGAGAGTATAAACTACGCGCAGCGTATCCAAACTTCAATACTTCCCAACAATAGGATAATACGTCAGTATTTACCAAAATCGTTTATTTATTATCATCCACGTGATGTAGTTAGTGGTGATTTTCCTTGGTTTTTCCTAAAAGATGATTACATTTACATAGCTGCAGTGGACTGTACTGGGCATGGAGTTCCTGGCGCGTTGCTTTCGTTTATTGGGTATTTCACGCTAAACAACGTAGTGGACCATGATTCATCATACACTGCTGGCGAAATTTTGGATAGGTTACACTTTGGCGTAAGGAAAACCCTGAAACAGGATAGACCCGATGCCGACGCCCGTGATGGAATGGATATTGCATTCTGCAAAATTAATCCTAAGAAGAAGGAGTTGCATTATTCAGGAGCACACAGGCCGCTCTTTTTGGTTCGGAAGGGAGAATTGCTCGAGTATAAGGGGAATAGGAAGGCCATTGGAGGTATTCCGCATCCCAAAAAGGCTGAGGAGAATTTTGAAAATTATGTTATTGAGATTCAATCGGGTGATAGAATTTACTTTTTCTCCGATGGTATAGTTGACCAAGTGGGTGGAGAGGATAAGCGCAAGTACGGTCCTCAAAGGGTGAGGGATATCATCCTAAACAACCAGAAACTATCAATGCCTGATTTATCGGAGGTTTTCTCCAAGGACTTTGAGCAGTTTAAGGGGGAGTTGAAGCAGGTTGATGATATTCTATTGATTGGAATTGAATTCTAGAATTGTTAATTATTCGTAAATTATATAATTTTACGGGCTATGGATAAGAAAAATGTTAGAGGATTTCTTGAGTTTGTTTACGACTTCTATAAGTCGATGAAAGCTCATGAAATTACCCTTGTTTACGAGGGCGAAATTACCCATCAAATTACAAAGGCTTTTACTTCGCTTACCGAATCGAACATGGCCAAGGAAGAGGAGTCCAACTCTGTCCAGAAAAAAGTATTCCATGTGATGGTGGAATGCTTGCAGAACATCAGCAAGCATGCTGATAGTTTTGGTTCCGACGATTTTCTCTTTGCGGGTCGTGGTATTTTTATGGTAAGTAAAGGTGATTCCGAGTACCATGTTACAACTGGGAATGTCATCGAAAATGGAAAAATCGAAGAGTTGTCAAAAATACTTGACTATATAAATACTCTCGACAAGGAGGGCTTGAAACAGCTCTACAAAACGCAGATGCGCGAAGGCCGTTTATCCGAAAAAGGTGGCGCAGGTTTAGGGTTTATAGATATTGCCCGCAAAACTGGTCGCAAACTAGAATACCACTTCTTGCCAATAGATGAGGAGTCGCACTTCTTTATTTTAACTTCAACTATTTCCAGAAACGAGTAAATAATAAAATATATGGAAACCATCAAAATAATGGGGACCGACGACACCCCAACAGTTATACTGGATGCCGAAAATGAGATTTATGAAATCTCAGGACGTTCCCTTCCCGAGGATGTGACTGCATTTTACGATCCTATTTTAGGATGGCTCGATGAGTATGCATCTTCGCCTAACAAAAAAACGATTTTCACCTTTAAGTTGGTGTATTTCAATACAGCAAGTTCTAAGTTATTGCTTGATATTCTGATGAAGTTGGAGCAAATGCACGAGGCTGGAAATGATATTTTGGTTCGTTGGTACTATCCTGAGGATGACGAGGATATGCAAGAAGCGGGTGAAGAGTACGCTGATATTGTTGATGTTCCATTCGAACAGGTAGGCTATACACTAAGTTAGTATTCTCCTTATACTTTTTCAAACGGCTTAGAAAATGAGTGAAGAGATTCTTAAAGCGTTAATGCAACTCTTTGCAATTATAGCAAAGCAGGACGAAGGGGTTGAACTCAAGGAACGCGATTATGTGGTTAACTTCCTCACCCAGCAGCTGAACGATGAAGCCGTTAAGGAGTATATTCAACTTTTCGATGAACATGCCGGTTTGCTTGAAAAGGAGGATAATAATGATGATGAAGAAAAAGGCAAACGCAAGTTAACCTCTGTTAAGGACTCGGTTAGAATCCTGGGTATTTGCAAAAAAATCAACAAGACTCTTACCCAGAAACAGAAGATTGTCGTACTGGTTCGCTTGTACGAATTAATCAATGCCGATCGTAAGTTCACCGATCAGCGCATGGCCATCATTAATACCGTGGCCGAGGTATTTAAGCTTACGAAAGAGGAAATTGCCGATATTGAGAATTTTGTTGTTAAGAATACCCCCGAGGAACTCGATTTCGCTAGCATTCTTTCCATTCACGATAAATCCGAGAGCGGACATGTCTGCAAGCACATTCCTACCGAGGCGCTCGATGGGTATATATACATCCTTCAAATTAAAAGCGAGGATCTTTACTTCCTCCGCTATACTGGTAACGAAGATATTTTCTTAAATGGGTTGCCAATTAGCAACCGTAGGATTTATCTATTCGCCAGCGGTAGTTCTTTAAAGTTACCCAAAGGTAAGCCTGTTTACTATACCGATGTTGTAGCCCATTTCTTAGCCGATTTAACTGCAGTTCGAATATCGTACAAGGTTGAGGATGTTGGATTCCAATTCAAAACTGGAGGAATTGGGCTTCGCAATATTTCTTTTAGCGAGGGACATGGTAAGTTGGTTGGTATTATGGGAGCCAGTGGAGCCGGTAAAACAACCCTGCTAAATGTTCTGGCAGGAATTGAAAAACCCACTTCAGGCCGAGTTTTAATCAATGGCTTCGATCTGCATAACGAAAAAGATAAGCTCGAAGGTGTTATTGGCGTTATTCCTCAGGATGATCTTTTGATAGAGGAACTAACTGTTTTTGAAAATCTTTACTTCAGCGCAAAACTTTGCTTTAAGGATAAAACCGAGGAGGAGTTGGTGGCAATGGTCGATAAAACCCTTGCAAACCTCGGCCTATTGGAACGAAAAGATTTGAAAGTGGGATCTCCTTTGAACAAGATGATCTCTGGTGGTCAGCGTAAACGCTTGAACATAGCCCTTGAGTTGATACGCGAACCATCCATCCTTTTTGTTGATGAGCCAACCTCTGGGCTTTCATCAAGGGACTCCGAGAACGTAATGGATCTTCTCAGGGAGTTAACCCTAAAAGGAAAGTTGATATTTGTGGTTATTCACCAGCCATCATCGGATATTTACAAGATGTTCGATAATATGGTGATACTCGATACTGGTGGTTACATGATTTACTACGGCAACCCCGTTGAAGCAGTTATGTACTTCAAGCGTATTGACATGCAGATCAACAGCGATGTTGGGGAATGTCCTGTTTGCGGTAACGTAAATCCTGAACTTATTTTTAACATTATTGAGGCTCGGGTTGTTGATGAATTTGGCCGTTACACGCCAACCCGTAAGGTATCGCCCCATAAGTGGGAGGAACATTTCAAGGAGAACATCAAAGCACCTATCGTTCATGATGAAACGGCAGAACCGCCTCGTTCGTTGAACATCCCATCGCGGATTAAGCAGTTCTTGATTTATACCAAACGCGATCTTTTGTCGAAAATAAGCAATACGCAGTATATTATTCTCAACCTTCTGGAGACTCCTATTTTAGCGTTTATTTTGGCATTTGTGATCCGATATATAGCCGATCCAAACTCCGATATCTACATTTTTAGGGAGAACGAGAATATTCCCATTTATTTATTCATGGCACTTATTGTTGCTCTATTTATAGGATTGACCGTTAGTGCCGAGGAGATTTTCCGTGATAGAAAAATATTGAAACGAGAGGCTTTCCTAAACTTGAGCCGATCGAGTTATCTTTTCTCAAAAATCGCAATACTCTTTATGCTTTCAGCAATTCAAACAATTGCCTTTGTTTTAATTGCCAACGGAATTCTACAGATCCGAGGGATGTATTTCGATTACTGGTTAATACTGTTCTCTACTGCTGTTTGCGCCAATATGCTTGGCTTAAATATCTCTGCAACCTTCAATTCTGCAGTAACAATATATATTGTTATCCCATTGCTGATGATCCCAATGATGGTGCTATCGGGTGCAATGTTCAGTTTTGAAAAGTTGAATAGAGCGGTTGGTAGTTTTAGCAGGGTACCTCTGGTTGCAGAATTTATGGTTACCAAGTGGGGATACGAGGCCTTGGTGGTTCACCAGTTCAAGGATAACGATTTTGAGAAAGTGTTTTACGATATTGAAAAGGTTCAGCGAAATGCCGACTTTAAAAATGTTTACTATATCGCCGAAGTAGAAAAAAGGGTAACTGCGTGTGTTGATTTTCTGGATCGTAAAAACGATCCAGATGTTAAGGATCAATTTAACGTTGACCTTGCTGTTATCCGTCGGGCCGTTATTACCGAAACAACTGTGTATTCACCATCTGTTCCGTATAATTATATCGATAGGCTTACCCCAGACAAATTCGATGAGGAAGCCGCATACGCATTGATAGATTACATTGACGCTTTAAAACGGTTTTATGGCGATATTTTCCAGATACAAACCCAGAAAAGAGATAGAATTGTTGAGTATTTGGTGAGCACCAATCCAAAGCTATACGAAGCAAAACGCAGGGCATATCACAATGAGAGTATTTCTGATTTAGCCACAAAGGCACTTGAGAAAAATAAAATTCTTCAGTATAAAGATGAATTAGTTCAACAGAATGATCCTGTATACAGGGATCCTGTTCCTAATCATTTTCTTGATTTTAGATCTCATTTCCTTGCCCCTCGGAAGTATTTCATGGGTATGTATTTCGATACCTTCTGGTTCAACCTAACAGCAATTTGGGTAATGACCATTGTGTTATATATTACTCTATACTATGAATCGTTGAAAAAACTCATAGAACTATTCTCAAAAATTAAGATACCTTCGTTATCAAAATAATTTTTTCTTATCTTTACTCACAATTAATAAAGAATTTTACATAATCCTAAATTCTGTTATGAATAGGAGATTGTTATATGTATTGCTAGTTTTTGTTGTGGCAGAGATTGTTACATCATGCAAGTCGTGCAAGAAAGATCCTGATGATATAAGCCAGGAATTATTTGTTCCTGATTCAATTGCTTCAAAGGAGTCTGTTCCAGTATTAGGAAAGCCTGTAATTGACGAAATGATGCAGAATATCGCATCTCCAGTTGAAACAGCCGCCCTTATTAAAGGCCTTAAAATACCATTTAATAAGGACTTTTTAGTTAACACTAAGTCTGCCGAAAAATTCAACACTAGTTTTGAAAAAGCGTTAGCATTAGGGATCTATAGTTGCGATCTTGGTTACTTGAATATGTATGAGAAAACCTCTTTCGTGGTTGACTACATATCGATTATTAAGCGTTTAGCCGATGATATTCAAGTTGGTCAATTTTTTGATTTTTCAACATTAAAACGTTTAGCCACCAATAATGAAAACCTAGATTCATTAGTTACTATCTCGCAACAAAGTTTTAGTAGAATAGATAACTACTTGCGGGAAACTAACAGATCAATGCTT is a window of Tenuifilaceae bacterium CYCD DNA encoding:
- the cheR_2 gene encoding chemotaxis protein R; this translates as MIRYEIGIVDTRNVIKVLLEDFGYDFRDYALTSFKRRLEHVINTNGLRDADGLINRLQNNKDFIEQFLFEITPETTEMFRDPSFWRVLRDDVLPEITRGSANKPRIWLASFDSGEELYSLAIILKEMNILDSVQVYANVFTDKCVNRIKSGRLDPKDLETNEANYQRLNGKFQYSSYYKMDGNTIVFDTDLVKNIIFTKQKTTIDDDPGAVKLAIFRNQTIYYNQLLHEKVLQKISTSLVAGGFLALGVKETLENTNAYNKFTVFNDNEKIYKRKTT
- a CDS encoding chemotaxis protein CheB; the protein is MYKAVIIGGSAGSFQVITRILHSLSPNFPLPVLLCLHRLKHVRSGFVEALSIKSGIPIVEPFDKEQIKPGRAYLAPANYHMYIELGNKIALSTEEPVNHSRPSIDLSFVTAAQVYREKLIGVILSGANRDGAYGLKKIKDLGGLAIVQDPEECQVKTMTEASLKMTPVDFVYNTNDIIKFLQNIKS